The nucleotide sequence TGCGGTCAATCCCTGGTCAAGGAGCTGATCTGTCCGATCTTCACACTTCTTCTTGTCACCATCAATGATGGCCTGCGCCAGTTCCCTGAGGAGTTTTTCAACCATCTGCAGGGATTAACCAATTTGTGTATCGTATCACCAATTCGCCGACAATTGATGGCAGCGCTATTAAGAAGGTTTTCCCCACGCTAAGAATTCCCCACGGGGAAGTGCATGGACTGCACGAAGAGTTCGTGAAAATCGTCCCGCTCGGAAATCTCCACGTACTCGATAATTTCGGATAGATGTTCAGCCTTCTTTCTCGCCTTCCTGGACAGCAAGATCGCCTCTGCCCCGGCTAGGGATGCATTGCCGATGAACTTGACCTGTTCGGGGGAGACTTCCGGGAGCAGTCCCGAATCAATGGCATCCTCGCCTCTTACGTGATTTCCGAATGCCCCCGCCACATAAACCTGTTTGATGTCTTCTGCTTTTACGCCAAGCTCTTTCATAAGGATCTTAATCCCCGAAGCAATGGCGCTCTTCGCCAGCTGAACTTCCCGGATATCTTTCTGCAAAAGCATCACCGATTTCTCCTGGTCAATCTCCGCGATGGTGATGTCGTTGGCACCGTTGGTCCGGTGGACGATGCGGGACTTCAAACTCTCGCTCACTGCCGGATTCAGCTCTTCTACACTCAGGATTCTTCCCGAGGGGTCTATCACGGATGCCCGAACAAATTCACACACCAGATCAAGGAGTCCCGAACCGCAGATTCCCAGGGGTTCCCGGTTGCCAATGGTACGGAACTCCAGTTCTCCGTCAACTATGCTAGCTCGCTCGATGGCGCCATGCGCAGCTCTCATTCCCCACGTGATATACGCCCCCTCCCATGCGGGTCCTGCCGGCGAAGAGCAGCAAAGAAGCCTTTCCTTCGATCCCAGGACCATCTCCCCATTCGTCCCGATGTCGACTACCAGCTGTACGTCGTCTTGTTCTTCCATATCCAGATTCGTGAGAACCGCTGTGATGTCGCTTCCCACGAAACATGCCAGATTCGGAATTACGTAAGCGGTGGCGTGACGATTCAGCTGAAGTCCGATATCGTCTGCCGGAACGGTTGCCGGTCCTCTGAACACAGGTGTGTAAGGCTTGTAAGCAAGATGTCTGGGATCAAGATTGAGCACGATGTGCTGCATGACAGTGTTGCCGGCTATGGATGCCTTATAAATATCATCCCGTGGGACATCTGCCCGGGAGCAGATATTCTCAACCAGTTCGTTCATGGTCTTGATAATGAGCCGGTGGAGCAATTCCAGTCCCCCGGAATGCTCCACAATATGGCTAATCCTCGATATAACATCAGCCCCGTAGTTTTTCTGGGGATTCACCGTCGATGCAACCGCGGAAACCTGCCCTGTGTTCATGTTCAAAAGCCTTGCGGCCACGGTCGTGGTACCGATATCGAAAGCCACGCCAAACAGTGTTTCTGTGGTGGTTCCTCCTTCTACAGTCATCATCTCATCGTCGTCAAGCACGACGGTGACTTTCTGATCATGGGATCGGAGGAGGTTCGGCAGATGCCTCACCCCGGGAAGGCGAATACTAGACACATTGTACCCTTTTATGGCGAGTTCCTCTTCTAACCGTTCCAGGTCGAAGTATTTTTCACCCAGGCGAGCTTGAGGCAACTCGACGAAGATTTTCCTTGTATCGGGGTCAAGAGGAAAATGGCCCCGCACACCCTCCGTCAGGATGACCTCGCTGAAGGATTGGGATTCTTCCGGTACCAGACAGACACTATTTCCTGTCACCGATGCCTGACAGGAGAGTCTGACCCCTTTGGAGATCTCACTAGGGGTGAGGAGTTCTTCCTCAACCTTCGCCGGTTCACTGGCGCTTCCCTTGACGTTTACTTTGCATTTGGCGCATGTTCCGATTCCCGCGCAGCTGGACTCGATAACGATTCCTAGGGCCAGGCCGGCGTCGCGGAATGTGGTTCCGGTTTCGAAATGCCCCGTCTTCTTGCCGGGAAGAAAATGAATTCTATGTTCTCGCATGGAGGTGGCTAAGAAAGGTATCCGGTGAAGAAGGACAATCTTCTTTAATGGGTGGGGTCGTACGTTCCAAATTCATCCGCCAGCGCCGCCAGGATTTCAATATTTTCCGGTGGTGTATGAGGTGCGACGGAGCATGCGGAACTCAAGATATACCCCCCTCCCGGCTTCCCCACCTCGAGCCGCCACTTGACATCCTCTTTGACTGAATCAAGTTGACCGTTGAGAAGCGTGTTGACGGGATCGATGTTTCCTTTGATGAAGACTTTCCCGCCAAGAACTTTCTTGGCTTCTTCCAGCTCTACAGTCCCCAGGGGTGGGGGATCAAGGGTGTCAATGCCTCCGGTACCGCTTTCCATCATGAGGTCAAGGCGGTCGCCAATACTGCCACAGGTGTGAGTGTACACGGGGATGGAGAACTTTTCTTTGATTCCCTTTATGACCATTTTTTCATAAGGCAGTACGAATTCACTGTAGTGGTCCCGTGAGATAAGTCCCCCACCCGCGAACGCGGACGAGATGAGCACGGCGTCCACGCCGCACGCCGCCTGTCGCCTAGCCAGGTCTATGGCTCCTTCAGCGAGACGTCCAAGACAAGCCTTCGCCTTCCCCGGGTCATCTAGGATTCCCATAAGGGCACTCTCGTAGTTGAGAAGTTCCAGGAACTGCGACCACGGTGAGAATACCTCAGAGTGAACGGAAATGCCGTCTCCCACCGCTGCCTTTACTCTCCTTATCGTGTCAAAATGATAGTCGGGGAAGAAATTGTCAAACGG is from Candidatus Neomarinimicrobiota bacterium and encodes:
- a CDS encoding ASKHA domain-containing protein, which produces MREHRIHFLPGKKTGHFETGTTFRDAGLALGIVIESSCAGIGTCAKCKVNVKGSASEPAKVEEELLTPSEISKGVRLSCQASVTGNSVCLVPEESQSFSEVILTEGVRGHFPLDPDTRKIFVELPQARLGEKYFDLERLEEELAIKGYNVSSIRLPGVRHLPNLLRSHDQKVTVVLDDDEMMTVEGGTTTETLFGVAFDIGTTTVAARLLNMNTGQVSAVASTVNPQKNYGADVISRISHIVEHSGGLELLHRLIIKTMNELVENICSRADVPRDDIYKASIAGNTVMQHIVLNLDPRHLAYKPYTPVFRGPATVPADDIGLQLNRHATAYVIPNLACFVGSDITAVLTNLDMEEQDDVQLVVDIGTNGEMVLGSKERLLCCSSPAGPAWEGAYITWGMRAAHGAIERASIVDGELEFRTIGNREPLGICGSGLLDLVCEFVRASVIDPSGRILSVEELNPAVSESLKSRIVHRTNGANDITIAEIDQEKSVMLLQKDIREVQLAKSAIASGIKILMKELGVKAEDIKQVYVAGAFGNHVRGEDAIDSGLLPEVSPEQVKFIGNASLAGAEAILLSRKARKKAEHLSEIIEYVEISERDDFHELFVQSMHFPVGNS
- a CDS encoding uroporphyrinogen decarboxylase family protein, producing MSLQKADHVPVMCQLSLGHYFLYSGIDPMKIWYTTEGFTEALIRMRERYQFDGILVNLPGRDPNYEDQIEKIEQGEEERIIRWKSGAYTVFPHDDNPHYYMADGSRYFPTFQELKPEKLYYVEPWELTDITYPYGWGFESEPAPFDNFFPDYHFDTIRRVKAAVGDGISVHSEVFSPWSQFLELLNYESALMGILDDPGKAKACLGRLAEGAIDLARRQAACGVDAVLISSAFAGGGLISRDHYSEFVLPYEKMVIKGIKEKFSIPVYTHTCGSIGDRLDLMMESGTGGIDTLDPPPLGTVELEEAKKVLGGKVFIKGNIDPVNTLLNGQLDSVKEDVKWRLEVGKPGGGYILSSACSVAPHTPPENIEILAALADEFGTYDPTH